Proteins from a single region of Pungitius pungitius chromosome 4, fPunPun2.1, whole genome shotgun sequence:
- the ankrd11 gene encoding ankyrin repeat domain-containing protein 11 isoform X2, giving the protein MPKGGGSKTPQLDHFPLNTDMVEKQGGKKDKVLSNKTPKLDRSDGVKEMKEKAPKRKLPFTAGANGDQKYSDSEKPGPERKRIKKEPTNTRKAGLPFGMGMPGIRAGYPLSERQQVALLMQMTAEESVNSPDTTPKHQSQSSMGQKGTPNSASKTKDKVNKRNERGETRLHRAAIRGEVRRIKELISEGADVNVKDFAGWTALHEACNRGYYDVAKQLLAAGAEVNTKGLDDDTPLHDASNNGHFKVVKLLLRYGGDPRQSNRRGETALKVANSPTMLNLLLGKGTYTSSEESSSESSEEEDAPSFAPSSSVDGNNTDSEFEKLKLKGKSMDPPKSAVTPVKDEYEFDEDDEEERVPPVDDKHLLKKDFRKEPVPKTNSLVAIPKMEVKTYSKSNSLTPKKTVRRIISDSNSSDEDDRTCFTPVPTPRQQAQQTNTKTRDSGSMSSKQQKDKNKVKKKRKKESKNNVSKEVRFGKVNDKFCTSDSDCGDLESEDDKGSNSIKDSSATSLKDSPGFNASSSSSHGNSNSQKQVPSLAEQHPKQWRTDGWKTVSSPTWSDVSSLSDSVRTRLSSESDYSSADSSVESIKQVKRKAQENKKKINNVHSSTVEKKNSDLHKNSNADCAISKTDVDGKVLKKHKVKHKHKNKEKDKAPSLVLNQDMNEKFVKSYSFDFDDSRQKSLIVEGESPAESKVKLSKHEKDHSKKEDRLSKSKSEDKDWSSGKEPHRTAKEEKNKKTKDSTKDKTTKEEREKPLKSDKERNVKEKEKPKEDKQKAHKEEKKKKSKDKSSSKTDRKSEQKEEKHLKVDKEKNTKEEKDKCKKDKAQKEEAEYEGFDVNNRFLNLDDTKLSASDDHHDRWGSEMSSDSSLYDDSWDAPVKEYKEYKANNAVKLIVETVKEETRRKDNKVKDKKSDHIEKRSEKDAPSKKKEKDSSEKTNEKKKDWSEKQKLNSSHSVEKEKKRKESMDTVKDKKDKDSLENSRDRKDSYDFIKERKDVKIKQETSRDEYGNDTFFKDIDAVAKSCDIRERNHSGKEKEKKGEGIEKREKIKGDKHKEKTKDRGADPEKDKSEKISAEKTVKEKDADRATKDKKEGVKDKHKECHGKDKDRKMSSEQTKEKKEKASQDKHADREKDFLEVKKEERKPEKIREKTWYKIADIFTDESDDDEDSYNGNVALVPDTIRKDVSPDPDELDHFPSEKIRKSSAEAKYNTEKVKDKEHKEKKKEKATFDMGKERKGSLEKHNKDKKDSVEAKHKERKDRISVESNQEKKNKQKLLDKRDTSEEKTKSKYKDKLEHSKERKPSKGSGENEKSLLEKLEEEAMNDYKDDSNDKNSEISSDSFTDRGHDPVLTAYYDSLNLPDVTEDRRDSLSISTPQDKFREKERHRHSSSSSSKKSHDKEKEKVKKDKGDKRDKTEEIRESYSRRESLPFEKEAMPLEADPYTFPYGSKGDGEDDFDKTLEFEKEMSKKDKDKAAGVISDRTKDKKKKEKHKEKIKEDKNKYIDGFASFKHSKEDVKSGLKDSPQVTVLKERSKEDSPKFDVKKDRSRDTLDKDNRVDHSKSKAKEDNEKLPQSKDSVRKDNRPREKLLVDGDYQMTSFGQMLSLKDQEIEERHKKHKERMKQMEKLRPKSGDTKLKTKSTEEVRKSRSELSSKKSNSLESGLKEKKLKDVGLPAQMMSPSRKFQPADSQNSKDWLASHQMKENLPASPRPDKNRPTGVPTPTSVISCPSFEEVMQTPRTPSCSAEDYPDIMLDGLDCQNSSAMTMSMNACSPSFFERYSNSQSFQEGTCPTPAKNLQLPLVSRSASSDVRRPLEDEFKAEADKFLRQQSDSAAEFDPPSPSQTLEDKLATVDGLECLPSPYFSPLRLLSPRREPGLPAPDVLAPTLAVIEGNEHFPDSVYHNFLPKPSTPVHRPDPQEPCFDIAAPPTPAPAALPPLDIDDISEPHHSEPNRVLSDLPSLTEEQEEEDEDEDEEEEDDEEEEEEEEEEEEEEAEEAEECFEDDVDLDERADGDHCTVEEPEPTRDRCCFSPPVEDPLRKSWPAESPGRPEPEIQELTPTHSAPNQGDNCFDQSIGWDPDLDLKSPHRTYGEIEAAVSKITSPYHSDSEMQHLSGHPSVAAPYAAWNRWHKEDTDDFDEQKEAVADIPSPERPDTAIEEEPNFLHTSSSSNRLESFFHDCNRPSIEESPQMVTELTCEEPDSRQPTHSFGATTESHMAPAVASEPVVPWADPFSAEPDELDDLGPFSLPELPLPDKSEEAESREPEPVERIRTVLTHIGPSIKDRGDLAIMEVDLPSLAKTPSPAAQQGLGELTGQDLVVLSPHDNFQPAMDLEPINGSRCVIQQQGGMLERKGAYGEPDELEPSILFSSVKPDPSKQHPFEIHSHSESLALPTESAVKSEVKPKEMSEPVTESVTCSPVPQLPVAVALSSAVELPDTPETPSKVTAVAPAAVSTTVDVPKKVDEIPQRITRNRAKNNPSVLAVPSTSSIITLSSTATLVTTSPTVTLNPIPTRTPTPTSAASFPALKNESVITVSSAASNLTPAVSVSTSVTTPTPLVMSKTTKGRPVPLEEEESQNQHPRKRRFPRSAGQQVQVQLVNTAMQQTREMIQQTLAVIVNAIKLDDIEPYHSDRSNPYFEYLQIRKKIEEKRKILCFITPQAPQCYAEYVTYTGSYLLDGKPLSKLHIPVIAPPPSLSEPLKELFRQQEAVRGKLRLQHSIEREKLIVSCEQEVLRVHCRAARTIANQAVPFSACTMLLDSEVYNMPSESQGDENKSVRDRFNARQFISWIQDVDDKYDRMKTCLLMRQQHEAAALNAVQRMEWQLKVQELDPAGHKSLCVNEVPSFYVPMVDVNDDFVLLPA; this is encoded by the exons ATGCCCAAAGGTGGGGGATCTAAAACCCCCCAGCTGGACCACTTCCCACTCAACACCGACATGGTGGAAAAGCAGGGTGGGAAGAag GATAAAGTTTTGTCAAATAAGACTCCCAAATTGGATCGCAGTGATGGGGTCAAAGAGATGAAAGAAAAGGCCCCTAAAAGGAAGCTGCCGTTTACTGCTGGAGCTAATGGAGACCAGAAATATTCTGACTCAG AGAAACCAGGTCCAGAGCGGAAGCGCATCAAGAAGGAGCCCACCAACACCCGGAAGGCGGGTTTGCCGTTTGGAATGGGGATGCCAGGAATCCGGGCCGGTTACCCCCTCTCTGAGCGGCAGCAGGTGGCCTTGCTCATGCAAATGACAGCTGAGGAGTCCGTCAACAGTCCAG ACACAACACCAAAGCATCAGTCACAGTCCAGTATGGGTCAGAAGGGAACGCCAAACTCTGCATCTAAAACCAAAGACAAAGTGAATAAACGgaatgagagaggagagacTCGGCTGCACAGAGCAGCAATCCGTGGAGAGGTACGCCGCATCAAGGAGCTCATCAGCGAGGGAGCTGATGTGAATGTAAAAGACTTTGCAG GCTGGACTGCATTGCATGAGGCGTGCAACAGAGGCTATTATGACGTGGCCAAGCAGCTGCTGGCAGCCGGAGCAGAGGTCAACACCAAGGGTCTGGATGATGATACCCCTCTACACGATGCATCCAACAACGGACATTTCAAG GTGGTTAAACTACTTTTACGGTATGGAGGGGACCCACGTCAAAGCAACAGGAGAGGTGAGACTGCATTGAAGGTTGCCAACTCTCCAACTATGCTGAATCTTTTGCTGGGGAAAGGCACTTACACCTCAAGTGAAGAAAGTTCATCAG aaTCTTCAGAGGAAGAAGATGCACCTTCATTTGCTCCTTCCAGTTCTGTCGATGGCAATAACACAGACTCTGAGTTTGAGAAGTTGAAGTTGAAAGGGAAATCCATGGACCCTCCTAAATCTGCTGTCACACCTGTAAAAGACGAATATGAATtcgatgaggatgatgaggaggaacGTGTTCCTCCTGTGGATGATAAACACCTCTTGAAAAAAGACTTCCGTAAGGAACCAGTCCCCAAGACCAACAGCCTCGTCGCAATACCCAAGATGGAGGTCAAAACCTATTCCAAAAGCAACTCGCTCACACCAAAGAAAACTGTCAGGCGGATCATCTCGGACAGCAACAGTTCAGACGAGGATGATAGGACGTGTTTCACGCCGGTGCCTACGCCAAGGCAACAAGCCCAGCAAACGAATACCAAGACGAGAGACTCTGGCAGCATGAGCtctaaacaacaaaaagacaagaATAAAGTCAAAAAGAAACGGAAGAAGGAGAGTAAAAACAATGTTAGTAAAGAAGTGAGGTTCGGAAAAGTCAATGACAAGTTCTGTACATCGGACTCTGATTGTGGAGATTTGGAGAGTGAGGATGATAAGGGCTCAAACAGTATAAAGGACTCTTCTGCGACAAGTTTAAAAGACTCCCCCGGCTTTAAcgcatcctcctcatcctcccatGGAAACTCCAACTCTCAGAAACAAGTACCATCATTAGCAGAACAGCATCCAAAGCAGTGGAGGACCGATGGCTGGAAGACCGTGTCGTCTCCGACGTGGTCCGACGTCAGTTCCCTCTCAGATTCGGTCAGAACACGACTGTCCAGTGAGTCCGACTACTCCTCGGCCGATTCCAGTGTCGAGTCaataaaacaagtcaagaggaAAGCACAGGAGAACAAAAAGAAGATTAACAACGTGCACAGTAGCACAGTAGAGAAGAAGAATTCTGACCTCCACAAAAACTCCAATGCAGATTGTGCGATCTCCAAAACCGACGTGGATGGCAAAGTGCTGAAAAAGCATAAAGTCAAGCATAagcacaaaaataaagaaaaggacaaagctCCTAGTCTAGTTCTCAATCAAGACATGAATGAGAAATTTGTCAAGAGCTATTCTTTTGATTTCGATGATTCAAGGCAGAAGTCTCTAATCGTCGAGGGAGAATCGCCAGCTGAGAGCAAGGTCAAGTTATCCAAACACGAAAAAGACCATTCAAAAAAAGAGGATAGGCTTTCGAAAAGCAAGTCCGAGGATAAGGATTGGTCATCTGGAAAAGAGCCGCACAGAACagcaaaagaagagaaaaataagaagACAAAAGACTCCACCAAGGATAAGACGaccaaggaggagagggagaagcctTTAAAATCTGACAAGGAGAGAAATgtcaaggagaaggagaagcccAAGGAGGATAAACAAAAAGCTcacaaggaggagaaaaagaaaaagtccaaGGACAAGTCCTCCTCCAAGACAGACCGGAAAAGTGAGCAGAAAGAGGAGAAACATCTGAAGGTGGACAAGGAGAAAAACaccaaggaggagaaggacaaatgtaaaaaagacaaagcaCAGAAGGAAGAGGCCGAGTACGAAGGCTTCGACGTAAATAACCGCTTCCTCAACTTGGATGACACAAAGCTCAGTGCCTCAGATGACCACCATGACAGATGGGGCTCGGAGATGTCTTCTGACTCCTCCCTTTATGACGACAGTTGGGACGCTCCTGTCAAGGAGTACAAGGAATACAAAGCCAACAACGCTGTTAAACTAATTGTTGAGACCGTTAAGGAAGAGACCAGGAGGAAAGATAACAAAGTCAAGGACAAGAAATCTGATCACATCGAGAAAAGATCAGAGAAAGATGCTCCTtctaagaaaaaggaaaaagactcctctgaaaagacaaatgaaaagaaaaaagactggTCAGAAAAGCAGAAATTAAACTCCAGTCACTCAgtcgaaaaagaaaagaaacggaaggagtccatgGACAcagtcaaagacaaaaaagacaagGACTCTTTAGAGAACAGTCGAGACCGTAAAGACTCGTATGACTTCATCAAGGAACGAAAAGACGTcaaaatcaagcaggaaacatCAAGAGATGAATATGGGAATGACACTTTCTTCAAAGACATTGATGCTGTCGCTAAATCATGTGATatcagagagagaaatcactctggaaaggagaaagaaaagaagggcGAGGGAATTGAAAAACGAGAAAAGATCAAAGGTGACaagcacaaagagaaaacaaaagacagagGAGCTGATCCAGAGAAAGATAAGAGCGAGAAAATCTCAGCGGAGAAGACTGTCAAGGAAAAGGACGCGGACAGGGCCACCAAAGACAAGAAGGAGGgagtcaaagacaaacacaaagagtgTCATGGCAAAGACAAAGATCGAAAGATGTCTTCAGAGCAGaccaaggaaaaaaaagaaaaggcttctCAAGACAAACATGCTGATAGGGAGAAGGATTTTCTGGAGgtaaaaaaggaggaaagaaaacctGAGAAAATCCGTGAGAAAACGTGGTACAAGATCGCGGACATCTTTACTGATGAAAGTGATGACGATGAGGACAGCTACAATGGCAATGTTGCACTTGTGCCCGACACCATCAGAAAAGACGTATCACCTGATCCGGATGAGCTGGATCATTTCCCGTCAGAAAAAATAAGGAAATCGTCTGCAGAGGCCAAATATAACACAGAAAAGGTAAAGGACAAAgaacacaaagagaagaagaaagaaaaggccacATTTGACATgggcaaagagagaaagggCTCTCTagagaaacacaacaaagacaagaaagaCTCTGTAGaggcaaaacacaaagaaagaaaagacagaatATCAGTGGAATCAAAtcaggagaagaagaataagCAGAAGCTGTTGGACAAAAGGGACACCAGTGAGGAAAAGACCAAGAGCAAATATAAAGACAAGCTCGAGCATTCTAAGGAAAGGAAACCCTCCAAAGGCAGTGGTGAGAATGAAAAGTCCCTGTTAGAAAAATTGGAGGAAGAAGCCATGAATGACTACAAGGATGACTCCAATGACAAGAACAGCGAAATCTCTTCAGATAGTTTCACCGACCGAGGTCACGACCCCGTCCTGACTGCTTACTACGACTCCCTCAACCTGCCCGATGTGACCGAGGACAGGAGGGACTCCCTGTCCATATCCACACCCCAAGACAAGTtccgagagaaagagaggcaccggcattcctcctcttcctcgtccaaGAAAAGCCACgacaaggaaaaggaaaaggtcaAGAAGGACAAAGGGGACAAACGGGACAAGACGGAGGAGATCAGAGAGTCCTACAGCCGCAGAGAGAGTCTACCTTTTGAGAAGGAGGCCATGCCTCTTGAGGCGGACCCTTACACATTCCCGTACGGGAGTAAGGGAGACGGCGAAGACGACTTTGATAAAACATTGgagtttgaaaaagaaatgtccaaaaaggacaaagacaaagcagcTGGAGTCATCAGTGACAGGAcaaaggacaaaaagaaaaaggaaaagcataaggaaaaaataaaggagGACAAGAACAAGTACATTGATGGCTTTGCATCATTTAAACACTCCAAAGAGGATGTGAAGTCAGGGTTGAAAGACAGCCCACAGGTCACGGTTCTGAAGGAAAGGTCAAAAGAAGACAGTCCTAAATTTGATGTGAAAAAGGACAGAAGTCGGGATACGTTGGACAAAGACAACCGAGTGGATCACAGTAAATCTAAAGCCAAGGAGGACAATGAAAAACTCCCTCAGTCCAAGGACTCTGTAAGGAAGGATAATCGTCCACGTGAAAAACTGCTGGTGGATGGTGATTATCAAATGACCAGCTTCGGTCAGATGCTGAGTCTCAAAGACCAGGAGATTGAAGAGCGCCacaagaaacacaaagagaggaTGAAGCAAATGGAGAAGCTGAGGCCCAAGTCGGGGGACACTAAGCTCAAGACCAAGTCCACGGAGGAGGTACGGAAAAGCCGCAGTGAGCTATCATCGAAGAAGTCCAACAGTCTGGAGTCGGGTCTTAAAGAGAAGAAGCTCAAGGATGTGGGTCTCCCGGCCCAAATGATGTCGCCAAGCAGGAAGTTCCAGCCTGCAGACAGTCAAAACTCAAAGGACTGGCTGGCTAGCCATCAAATGAAGGAGAACCTTCCTGCTTCTCCCAGGCCGGATAAAAACAGGCCAACGGGTGTACCCACGCCGACATCGGTCATCTCCTGCCCCAGCTTTGAGGAAGTGATGCAGACCCCGCGTACCCCGTCCTGCAGTGCAGAGGATTACCCCGACATCATGTTGGACGGGCTGGACTGCCAGAACTCGTCGGCTATGACCATGTCGATGAACGCCTGCTCGCCGTCCTTCTTTGAGAG GTACTCTAACTCCCAGAGTTTCCAGGAGGGTACATGTCCCACACCCGCGAAGAACCTCCAGCTGCCACTTGTCAGTCGATCTGCATCTTCTGACGTCCGCAGGCCACTAGAGGATGAGTTCAAGGCTGAGGCTGACAAGTTCCTTCGACAGCAGAGTGATTCTGCTGCTGAATTTGATCCGCCATCACCCTCCCAAACTTTAGAGGACAAATTAGCGACTGTGGATGGCCTGGAGTGCCTCCCATCTCCTTATTTCTCCCCACTAAGGCTGCTCTCCCCTCGGCGGGAGCCAGGCCTTCCAGCGCCAGATGTGCTAGCACCAACCCTTGCTGTCATTGAGGGAAATGAACACTTTCCTGACAGTGTGTACCACAATTTCTTGCCCAAACCTTCTACTCCGGTTCACAGGCCGGATCCCCAGGAGCCTTGCTTTGACATCGCTGCCCCACCTACCCCGGCTCCTGCTGCTCTGCCCCCCCTGGACATCGATGACATCTCTGAGCCTCACCACAGTGAACCTAACCGGGTCCTGTCAGATCTTCCCTCTCTCactgaggagcaggaagaggaagatgaagatgaagatgaggaggaggaagacgatgaggaggaggaggaggaggaagaggaagaggaggaggaggaggcggaagaagcagaagagtgCTTTGAGGATGACGTGGATTTGGATGAGAGGGCTGATGGAGACCACTGTACAGTGGAGGAACCGGAGCCAACAAGGGACCGGTGTTGTTTCTCCCCTCCAGTAGAGGACCCTCTTAGGAAGAGCTGGCCTGCAGAATCTCCAGGCCGACCGGAACCGGAGATCCAAGAGCTCACTCCAACACACTCTGCACCCAACCAGGGAGATAACTGTTTTGATCAGAGCATAGGTTGGGACCCTGACTTGGATCTCAAGTCTCCCCACAGGACGTATGGAGAGATAGAGGCTGCTGTCTCCAAAATAACTAGTCCTTACCATTCAGACAGTGAGATGCAGCACTTGTCGGGTCACCCTTCTGTCGCAGCCCCTTATGCTGCCTGGAATAGGTGGCACAAAGAGGACACAGACGACTTTGACGAACAGAAGGAGGCGGTGGCTGACATCCCCTCTCCAGAGAGGCCTGACACAGCAATTGAGGAGGAACCCAACTTTTTACACACCTCATCATCCTCCAATAGACTGGAGTCTTTCTTCCACGACTGCAACAGGCCTAGCATAGAAGAAAGTCCTCAGATGGTAACCGAATTGACGTGTGAAGAACCAGACAGCAGACAGCCCACGCACAGCTTCGGTGCTACCACGGAGAGCCACATGGCTCCAGCTGTGGCCTCTGAGCCCGTGGTGCCCTGGGCCGACCCATTCTCTGCCGAGCCAGATGAACTGGATGACCTGGGGCCGTTCTCTTTGCCTGAACTACCACTACCGGACAAGTCCGAAGAGGCGGAGTCTCGAGAGCCAGAGCCAGTTGAACGCATCAGGACTGTGCTCACCCACATTGGACCTAGCATTAAAGACAGAGGTGACCTGGCCATAATGGAGGTGGACCTACCGAGCCTGGCTAAGACGCCAAGCCCCGCTGCACAGCAGGGTTTAGGAGAACTCACTGGACAAGACTTGGTCGTACTGTCACCGCATGACAACTTCCAGCCAGCGATGGATCTCGAGCCAATTAACGGCTCTCGCTGTGTAATACAGCAACAGGGCGGCATGTTGGAACGAAAAGGAGCTTACGGGGAACCTGATGAGTTGGAACCCAGCATATTGTTTTCATCCGTCAAACCAGATCCCAGTAAGCAACATCCCTTTGAGATCCACTCCCATAGCGAGTCTTTGGCGTTACCAACGGAGTCGGCTGTCAAATCAGAGGTGAAACCGAAGGAGATGTCTGAGCCTGTAACAGAGTCCGTCACATGCAGTCCTGTTCCTCAGCTCCCAGTGGCGGTGGCACTCTCCAGCGCAGTGGAGCTACCGGACACTCCGGAGACGCCGTCCAAGGTAACTGCAGTAGCGCCGGCCGCTGTCTCTACCACGGTAGACGTCCCCAAGAAGGTAGACGAAATCCCTCAGCGGATCACTCGCAACCGCGCCAAGAACAATCCCTCTGTGCTAGCCGTCCCATCCACCTCCAGCATAATAACCTTGTCCTCCACTGCCACCCTTGTAACGACCAGTCCGACAGTGACCCTTAATCCAATTCCCACGAGAACGCCGACACCCACCTCGGCGGCTTCCTTTCCAGCTCTGAAGAACGAGTCTGTGATTACGGTGTCCTCGGCTGCATCTAACCTAACCCCGGCGGTGTCGGTCTCTACTTCCGTGACAACTCCTACCCCACTGGTTATGAGTAAGACGACGAAAGGTCGCCCGGtccctctggaggaggaggagtctcaGAACCAGCACCCGCGGAAGAGAAGATTCCCACGTTCTGCCGGGCAGCAGGTCCAGGTTCAGCTGGTAAACACAGCCATGCAGCAGACTAGGGAAATGATCCAACAGACTTTGGCCGTAATCGTCAACGCCATCAAGCTGGACGATATTGAGCCCTACCACAGTGACCGATCCAACCCATACTTTGAGTACCTGCAGATCAGGAAGAAGattgaagaaaagagaaagatccTTTGCTTCATCACCCCACAGGCCCCCCAGTGTTACGCTGAATACGTGACGTACACCGGCTCGTACCTGCTGGACGGCAAACCTCTCAGCAAGCTTCACATCCCTGTG ATTGCCCCACCTCCATCGCTTTCTGAACCTCTGAAGGAGCTTTTCAGACAACAGGAGGCAGTAAGAGGGAAGCTTCGGTTGCAGCACAGCATAGAACGG GAGAAGCTGATTGTATCATGTGAGCAGGAGGTTTTAAGGGTCCACTGCAGGGCGGCCAGAACAATAGCCAACCAGGCTGTGCCATTCAGTGCCTGCACCATGCTGTTGGACTCTGAAGTGTACAATATGCCATCAGAGAGCCAG GGAGATGAGAACAAATCTGTGAGAGATCGCTTCAACGCTCGTCAGTTCATTTCCTGGATCCAGGATGTGGATGATAAATACGACCGCATGAAG acatgTCTGTTGATGCGGCAGCAGCACGAGGCAGCAGCCCTGAACGCAGTGCAAAGGATGGAATGGCAGCTGAAGGTCCAGGAGCTGGACCCAGCAGGGCACAAGTCCCTCTGTGTCAACGAAGTGCCGTCCTTCTACGTGCCAATGGTCGACGTCAACGACGACTTTGTCCTGCTGCCTGCATGA